One region of Cucurbita pepo subsp. pepo cultivar mu-cu-16 chromosome LG03, ASM280686v2, whole genome shotgun sequence genomic DNA includes:
- the LOC111791248 gene encoding phosphatidylinositol 3,4,5-trisphosphate 3-phosphatase and protein-tyrosine-phosphatase PTEN1-like isoform X1 — MGIKFSKQGQGKVENLSLQHHLMNYLSKKFYIRNLVSKQRRRMLVAGYDLDMSYITDHILAMSFPAERMRAMYRNPLWQVKSVLDMRHQGHYKIYNLCIEESYDPSHFHGRVESFPFDDNHVPPLHMIKLFCENVSSWISSHPKNIAVIHCMAGKGRTGLMVCAYLVYCGMSVEDALHLYAQRRTTNNEGVSIPSQRRYVGYWAKCLSFPKGVYNGSPEVKLPIPCRRELQRIRLYDTVNTESIFFVVSELQEVPSQLYRPSMERTRSCCRQFKSGYESSNSPRYFLSFVEGENEENKSEVEPRFIVQMDTECSALYHKTCLDYNFEKPLPLTGDVRIIFYAKMFGGRLFYACFNSAFIKNSLIQLRLQDLDKVGKKGRSICGPSFCLELVFGPANAKHSFSTSSEDECPRYDSS, encoded by the exons ATGGGGATTAAATTTTCGAAGCAAGGTCAGGGGAAGGTTGAAAACCTTAGTTTGCAACACCACCTGATGAATTATCTATCCAAAAAATTTTACATCCGTAACTTGGTATCCAAGCAAAGGAGGCGCATGCTTGTTGCTGGCTATGATCTTGACATGTCATACATTACGGATCATATTCTGGCAATGTCATTCCCTGCGGAACGGATGCGTGCTATGTATCGTAATCCCCTATGGCAGGTTAAGTCCGTATTGGACATGAGGCATCAAGGACATTACAAG ATCTATAATCTCTGTATTGAAGAATCATATGATCCATCACATTTTCATGGGCGCGTGGAGTCATTTCCTTTTGATGATAATCATGTTCCACCGCTACATATGATCAAACTCTTCTGTGAAAATGTCTCTTCATGGATATCATCCCACCCAAAGAATATTGCGGTTATACACTGCATG GCTGGGAAAGGTCGAACCGGATTAATGGTATGTGCCTACTTGGTTTACTGTGGCATGTCAGTGGAGGATGCACTTCACCTGTATGCTCAGAGGCGGACGACCAATAATGAAGGA GTATCAATTCCAAGCCAACGGCGGTATGTTGGCTACTGGGCAAAGTGCCTTTCCTTTCCCAAGGGGGTTTATAATGGATCTCCTGAGGTGAAGTTGCCCATACCCTGTAGGAGAGAGTTGCAGAGAATTCGTCTTTATGACACAGTTAACACTGaatcaattttctttgtgGTCTCAGAATTGCAGGAG GTTCCTTCTCAGCTATACCGTCCATCTATGGAACGTACCCGGAGTTGTTGCAGACAATTTAAGAGTGGTTATGAGAGCAGTAACAGTCCAcgttattttttatcttttgttgAAGGCGAAAATGAAGAGAACAAGTCAGAAGTAGAGCCCCGTTTTATTGTTCAAATGGATACAGAGTGTTCAGCACTATACCACAAAACCTGCCTTGACTACAATTTTGAGAAGCCTTTACCT CTAACTGGAGATGTGCGCATCATATTCTACGCAAAGATGTTTGGAGGGCGTCTGTTCTATGCTTGCTTCAACTCAGCTTTCATTAAAAACAGCTTGATACAG CTAAGGTTGCAGGATTTGGACAAAGTTGGGAAAAAGGGAAGGTCGATTTGTGGTCCATCCTTCTGCTTGGAGTTGGTATTTGGTCCTGCCAATGCAAAACACTCATTTTCGACTTCGTCCGAAGACGAATGCCCTAGATATGATTCGTCTTAA
- the LOC111790537 gene encoding probable ubiquitin conjugation factor E4, whose translation MATSKPQRSPEEVEDIILRKVFLVSLTGSSDSDSRIVYLEQTAAELLSESKQLRISRDVMERLIIDRLSGNFPSAEPPFQYLIGCYRRAHDESKKIASMKDKNLRSDIEIALKQAKKLAISYCRIHLGNPELFSGGDLGAESNTSPLLPLVFSEIGSSVDGFGSTSSVGGLQCPPGFLEEFLRDSDFDTLDPILKGLYEDLRGSVLKVSALGNFQQPLRALRFLVSFPVGAKSLVNHPWWIPTGKYSNGRVIEMTSILGHFFHVSALPDHAIFKSQPDVGQQCFSEASTRRPTDLLSSFTTIKTVMNSLYDGLAEVLLSLLKNTETRENVLEYLAEVINRNSSRAHIQVDPLSCASSGMFVNLSAIMLRLCEPFLDANLTKRDKIDPKYVCYGNRLELRGLTALHASSEEVTEWINNGTQLNTDNSGQFSDSESRLLQSQEASSSGSNATTGSSTAKARSSSDKTRYPFICECFFMTARVLNLGLLKAFSDFKHLVQDISRCEDTLSTLKAMQGQGPAPQLEIDIARLEKEIELYSQEKLCYEAQILRDGTLIQQALTFYRLMVVWLVGLVGGFKMPLPSTCPMEFASMPEHFVEDAMELLIFASRIPKALDGINLDDFMNFIIMFMASPEYIRNPYLRAKMVEVLNCWIPRRSGASVTATLFEGHQLSLEYLVRNLLKLYVDIEFTGSHTQFYDKFNIRHNIAELLEYLWQVPSHRSAWRMIAKEEEKGVYLNFLNFLINDSIYLLDESLNKILELKELEAEMSNTAEWEQRPAQERQERTRLFHSQENIIRIDMKLANEDVSMLAFTSEQITAPFLLPEMVERVASMLNYFLLQLVGPQRRSLSLKDPEKYEFRPKELLKQIVHMYVHLARGDTDNIFPAAISKDGRSYNEQLFNAAAVVLRRIGEDGRIIQEFVALGNKAKDAASEAMDAEATLGDIPDEFLDPIQYTLMKDPVILPSSRITVDRPVIQRHLLSDSTDPFNRSHLTADMLIPNEELKARIKGFIRSQELKKQLEGGGVAMQSSKTTIQPTNGEMLID comes from the exons ATGGCGACCTCAAAACCTCAAAGGTCACCGGAGGAGGTTGAAGACATTATTCTTCGTAAGGTCTTCCTTGTCTCTCTCACCGGTTCTTCCGATTCCGATTCTCGGATCGTTTATCTCGAGCAAACCGCCGCCGAACTCCTTAGCGAGAGCAAGCAATTGAGGATTTCAAGAGATGTGATGGAGCGCCTCATAATCGATCGCCTTTCCGGAAATTTCCCATCCGCGGAGCCCCCTTTTCAGTACCTAATCGGTTGCTACCGTCGAGCTCACGACGAGAGTAAGAAAATTGCTTCTATGAAGGATAAGAATTTGCGGTCTGATATTGAAATTGCGCTCAAGCAAGCCAAGAAGTTGGCGATTTCGTATTGTAGGATTCATTTGGGGAATCCTGAATTGTTTTCGGGTGGGGATTTGGGTGCTGAGTCCAACACTTCGCCTTTGCTTCCGTTGGTTTTCTCTGAGATTGGGAGCTCCGTGGATGGATTTGGGTCTACTAGCAGTGTTGGTGGTCTTCAGTGCCCTCCTGGTTTCTTGGAGGAGTTTCTACGTGACTCGGATTTTGATACATTAGACCCTATCCTGAAGGGGTTGTATGAGGATTTAAGGGGTAGTGTCCTTAAAGTTTCGGCTCTTGGGAACTTCCAGCAGCCTTTAAGGGCACTTAGGTTTCTGGTCAGTTTTCCTGTTGGTGCTAAATCTCTTGTAAATCACCCTTGGTGGATTCCCACCGGAAAATATTCCAATGGGCGTGTCATTGAGATGACAAgcattttggggcatttctTCCATGTCAGTGCTCTGCCTGACCATGCCATTTTTAAGAGCCAACCTGATGTTGG GCAACAGTGCTTTTCAGAAGCATCCACTCGTAGACCAACTGATTTACTTTCTTCATTCACTACAATTAAAACTGTCATGAATAGCTTATATGATGGCCTCGCGGAAGTTCTTCTCTCCCTTCTTAAGAACACAGAGACCCGTGAAAATGTTCTCGAGTATCTTGCAGAGGTGATAAATAGAAACTCATCAAGGGCTCATATACAG GTTGATCCTCTCTCCTGTGCAAGTTCGGGGATGTTTGTTAATCTCAGTGCCATCATGCTACGTCTCTGTGAGCCATTTCTAGATGCAAACTTGACTAAAAGGGATAAAATTGATCCAAAATATGTATGTTATGGTAACCGCTTGGAGCTAAG AGGATTAACTGCTCTACATGCTTCGTCGGAAGAAGTTACTGAGTGGATTAATAATGGTACTCAGTTGAATACTGATAACTCCGGGCAGTTCAGCGACAGTGAAAGTCGCTTGCTGCAATCCCAAGAAGCTTCCAGTTCTGGCAGTAATGCTACTACTGGATCTTCTACTGCAAAGGCAAGATCGAGTAGTGATAAAACTAGGTACCCTTTCATATGTGAGTGCTTCTTTATGACTGCAAGGGTGCTGAATTTGGGCTTGTTAAAAGCATTTTCAGACTTCAAACATTTAGTACAG GATATATCTAGGTGTGAAGATACATTGTCCACACTCAAAGCCATGCAAGGACAAGGGCCCGCCCCAcaacttgaaattgatataGCTCGCCTTGAGAAGGAAATAGAGTTGTACTCACAGGAAAAGCTTTGTTATGAAGCTCAAATACTGAGG GATGGGACACTAATCCAACAAGCTCTTACTTTCTATCGATTGATGGTTGTCTGGTTAGTTGGTTTGGTTGGTGGATTTAAAATGCCTCTTCCATCAACTTGCCCAATGGAATTTGCATCCATGCCAGAGCATTTTGTGGAAGATGCAATGGAATTGCTTATATTTGCTTCTCGGATTCCAAAAGCTTTGGATGGAATCAATTTG GATGATTTTATGAACTtcattattatgtttatggCAAGCCCAGAGTATATAAGAAATCCTTACTTAAGAGCAAAGATGGTCGAAGTTCTGAACTGCTGGATTCCTCGTAGAAG TGGTGCATCTGTAACAGCAACATTATTTGAAGGGCACCAACTATCGCTTGAATATCTTGTTAGGAATCTTTTAAAGCTTTACGTGGACATTGAGTTCACTGGTTCACATACACAG TTTTATGACAAGTTCAACATCCGTCATAATATTGCAGAACTTCTCGAATATCTTTGGCAGGTTCCAAGTCATCGCAGTGCTTGGAGAATG ATTGCCAAGGAAGAGGAGAAGGGTGTTTACTTGAATTTCTTGAACTTCCTAATCAATGATAGCATATATCTTCTTGATGAAAGCCTTAATAAGATTCTCGAACTTAAAGAGCTTGAAGCTGAAATGTCAAATACCGCAGAATGGGAACAGCGACCTGCTCAAGAGAGGCAGGAGAGAACTCGGCTGTTTCACTCCCAAGAAAAT ATCATCCGAATTGATATGAAATTAGCAAATGAGGATGTGAGTATGCTGGCATTTACGTCAGAGCAAATCACAGCTCCTTTCCTACTTCCAGAGATG GTCGAAAGGGTGGCCAGCATGCTTAATTATTTTCTCCTGCAACTTGTTGGTCCTCAACGAAGATCTCTTAGTCTGAAAGACCCCGAAAAGTACGAATTCCGTCCTAAGGAGTTGCTCAAGCAG ATTGTTCACATGTATGTTCATCTGGCAAGAGGCGATACAGATAATATTTTCCCAGCTGCCATTTCGAAGGACGGGCGATCATACAATGAGCAG TTGTTCAATGCTGCAGCAGTTGTACTTAGGCGAATTGGAGAGGATGGTAGGATCATACAGGAGTTTGTTGCTCTTGGTAACAAAGCCAAGGATGCAGCTTCTGAGGCAATGGATGCTGAAGCTACTCTAGGAGATATACCGGACGAGTTCCTCGACCCAATCCAA TACACTTTAATGAAGGACCCTGTGATCTTACCTTCTTCAAGGATCACGGTCGACAGACCCGTCATTCAAAGACATCTCCTCAGCGACAGC ACCGATCCGTTCAACCGGTCTCATCTGACAGCAGACATGCTAATACCGAACGAAGAACTGAAAGCAAGAATCAAAGGATTTATCAGGTCACAAGAACTGAAGAAGCAACTGGAAGGAGGAGGGGTTGCTATGCAGAGCAGCAAGACAACCATCCAACCCACAAACGGAGAGATGTTGATTGATTAA
- the LOC111791248 gene encoding phosphatidylinositol 3,4,5-trisphosphate 3-phosphatase and protein-tyrosine-phosphatase PTEN1-like isoform X2, whose translation MGIKFSKQGQGKVENLSLQHHLMNYLSKKFYIRNLVSKQRRRMLVAGYDLDMSYITDHILAMSFPAERMRAMYRNPLWQVKSVLDMRHQGHYKIYNLCIEESYDPSHFHGRVESFPFDDNHVPPLHMIKLFCENVSSWISSHPKNIAVIHCMVSIPSQRRYVGYWAKCLSFPKGVYNGSPEVKLPIPCRRELQRIRLYDTVNTESIFFVVSELQEVPSQLYRPSMERTRSCCRQFKSGYESSNSPRYFLSFVEGENEENKSEVEPRFIVQMDTECSALYHKTCLDYNFEKPLPLTGDVRIIFYAKMFGGRLFYACFNSAFIKNSLIQLRLQDLDKVGKKGRSICGPSFCLELVFGPANAKHSFSTSSEDECPRYDSS comes from the exons ATGGGGATTAAATTTTCGAAGCAAGGTCAGGGGAAGGTTGAAAACCTTAGTTTGCAACACCACCTGATGAATTATCTATCCAAAAAATTTTACATCCGTAACTTGGTATCCAAGCAAAGGAGGCGCATGCTTGTTGCTGGCTATGATCTTGACATGTCATACATTACGGATCATATTCTGGCAATGTCATTCCCTGCGGAACGGATGCGTGCTATGTATCGTAATCCCCTATGGCAGGTTAAGTCCGTATTGGACATGAGGCATCAAGGACATTACAAG ATCTATAATCTCTGTATTGAAGAATCATATGATCCATCACATTTTCATGGGCGCGTGGAGTCATTTCCTTTTGATGATAATCATGTTCCACCGCTACATATGATCAAACTCTTCTGTGAAAATGTCTCTTCATGGATATCATCCCACCCAAAGAATATTGCGGTTATACACTGCATG GTATCAATTCCAAGCCAACGGCGGTATGTTGGCTACTGGGCAAAGTGCCTTTCCTTTCCCAAGGGGGTTTATAATGGATCTCCTGAGGTGAAGTTGCCCATACCCTGTAGGAGAGAGTTGCAGAGAATTCGTCTTTATGACACAGTTAACACTGaatcaattttctttgtgGTCTCAGAATTGCAGGAG GTTCCTTCTCAGCTATACCGTCCATCTATGGAACGTACCCGGAGTTGTTGCAGACAATTTAAGAGTGGTTATGAGAGCAGTAACAGTCCAcgttattttttatcttttgttgAAGGCGAAAATGAAGAGAACAAGTCAGAAGTAGAGCCCCGTTTTATTGTTCAAATGGATACAGAGTGTTCAGCACTATACCACAAAACCTGCCTTGACTACAATTTTGAGAAGCCTTTACCT CTAACTGGAGATGTGCGCATCATATTCTACGCAAAGATGTTTGGAGGGCGTCTGTTCTATGCTTGCTTCAACTCAGCTTTCATTAAAAACAGCTTGATACAG CTAAGGTTGCAGGATTTGGACAAAGTTGGGAAAAAGGGAAGGTCGATTTGTGGTCCATCCTTCTGCTTGGAGTTGGTATTTGGTCCTGCCAATGCAAAACACTCATTTTCGACTTCGTCCGAAGACGAATGCCCTAGATATGATTCGTCTTAA
- the LOC111790538 gene encoding uncharacterized protein LOC111790538 translates to MDPKHTGEVLKHLEKQDELLMDAYRSMSHELHKLQVEEEMLMRKFYEIMSAHGLTKKSEDGRDGCGGERNTLASITDSKLD, encoded by the exons ATGGACCCCAAGCACACAGGAGAGGTTTTGAA ACATTTGGAGAAGCAGGATGAGCTTCTTATGGATGCTTATAGATCAATGTCCCATGAACTACATAAACTTcag GTAGAAGAAGAAATGCTCATGCGCAAGTTCTATGAAATAATGTCTGCTCATGGTCTAACAAAGAAG AGTGAAGATGGTCGTGATGGTTGTGGCGGCGAAAGGAATACGTTAGCATCTATTACTGATAGCAAATTGGACTAA
- the LOC111791248 gene encoding phosphatidylinositol 3,4,5-trisphosphate 3-phosphatase and protein-tyrosine-phosphatase PTEN1-like isoform X3, with the protein MGIKFSKQGQGKVENLSLQHHLMNYLSKKFYIRNLVSKQRRRMLVAGYDLDMSYITDHILAMSFPAERMRAMYRNPLWQVKSVLDMRHQGHYKAGKGRTGLMVCAYLVYCGMSVEDALHLYAQRRTTNNEGVSIPSQRRYVGYWAKCLSFPKGVYNGSPEVKLPIPCRRELQRIRLYDTVNTESIFFVVSELQEVPSQLYRPSMERTRSCCRQFKSGYESSNSPRYFLSFVEGENEENKSEVEPRFIVQMDTECSALYHKTCLDYNFEKPLPLTGDVRIIFYAKMFGGRLFYACFNSAFIKNSLIQLRLQDLDKVGKKGRSICGPSFCLELVFGPANAKHSFSTSSEDECPRYDSS; encoded by the exons ATGGGGATTAAATTTTCGAAGCAAGGTCAGGGGAAGGTTGAAAACCTTAGTTTGCAACACCACCTGATGAATTATCTATCCAAAAAATTTTACATCCGTAACTTGGTATCCAAGCAAAGGAGGCGCATGCTTGTTGCTGGCTATGATCTTGACATGTCATACATTACGGATCATATTCTGGCAATGTCATTCCCTGCGGAACGGATGCGTGCTATGTATCGTAATCCCCTATGGCAGGTTAAGTCCGTATTGGACATGAGGCATCAAGGACATTACAAG GCTGGGAAAGGTCGAACCGGATTAATGGTATGTGCCTACTTGGTTTACTGTGGCATGTCAGTGGAGGATGCACTTCACCTGTATGCTCAGAGGCGGACGACCAATAATGAAGGA GTATCAATTCCAAGCCAACGGCGGTATGTTGGCTACTGGGCAAAGTGCCTTTCCTTTCCCAAGGGGGTTTATAATGGATCTCCTGAGGTGAAGTTGCCCATACCCTGTAGGAGAGAGTTGCAGAGAATTCGTCTTTATGACACAGTTAACACTGaatcaattttctttgtgGTCTCAGAATTGCAGGAG GTTCCTTCTCAGCTATACCGTCCATCTATGGAACGTACCCGGAGTTGTTGCAGACAATTTAAGAGTGGTTATGAGAGCAGTAACAGTCCAcgttattttttatcttttgttgAAGGCGAAAATGAAGAGAACAAGTCAGAAGTAGAGCCCCGTTTTATTGTTCAAATGGATACAGAGTGTTCAGCACTATACCACAAAACCTGCCTTGACTACAATTTTGAGAAGCCTTTACCT CTAACTGGAGATGTGCGCATCATATTCTACGCAAAGATGTTTGGAGGGCGTCTGTTCTATGCTTGCTTCAACTCAGCTTTCATTAAAAACAGCTTGATACAG CTAAGGTTGCAGGATTTGGACAAAGTTGGGAAAAAGGGAAGGTCGATTTGTGGTCCATCCTTCTGCTTGGAGTTGGTATTTGGTCCTGCCAATGCAAAACACTCATTTTCGACTTCGTCCGAAGACGAATGCCCTAGATATGATTCGTCTTAA
- the LOC111791635 gene encoding eukaryotic translation initiation factor 3 subunit I-like — MRPILMKGHERPLTFLKYNRDGDLLFSCAKDHNPTVWFADNGERLGTYRGHNGAVWCCDVSRDSMRLITGSADQTAKLWNVQTGQQLFSFNFDSPARAVDFSVGDKLAVITTDPFMELPSAIHVKRIARDPSEQTGESVLVLKGPQGRINRAVWGPLNKTIVSAGEDAVIRIWDSETGKLLKESDKETGHKKTITSLTKSSDGSHFITGSLDKSARLWDIRTLTLIKTYVTERPVNAVTMSPLLDHVVLGGGQDASAVTTTDHRAGKFEAKFYDKILQEEIGGVKGHFGPINALAFNPDGKSFSSGGEDGYVRLHHFDPDYFNIKL; from the exons ATGCGTCCAATATTGATGAAAGGCCATGAACGGCCATTGACTTTCCTCAAGTACAATAGGGATGGCGATCTTCTTTTCTCCTGTGCCAAGGATCACAACCCCACCGTCTGGTTCGCTGACAACGGCGAGCGATTGGGGACTTATCGTGGTCATAATGGTGCCGTTTGGTGCTGTGATGTTTCCA GAGATTCAATGCGGCTGATCACTGGAAGCGCGGATCAGACGGCAAAACTGTGGAATGTACAAACTGGGCAGCAACTTTTCTCCTTCAATTTCGACTCACCTGCTAGGGCAGTTGATTTCTCTGTCGGGGATAAGCTTGCCGTGATTACCACCGATCCTTTCATGGAGTTGCCTTCTGCTATTCATGTCAAACGCATTGCCAGAGACCCCTCGGAAC AGACTGGTGAATCTGTGCTCGTTCTTAAGGGTCCCCAGGGAAGAATCAATAGAGCTGTTTGGGGGCCTCTAAATAAGACCATTGTGAGTGCAGGCGAAGATGCTGTTATTCGCATTTGGGATTCTGAG ACAggtaaacttttaaaagaatcAGACAAGGAGACAGgccataaaaaaacaataacttCCCTTACGAAATCCTCTGATGGTTCACATTTTATCACTGGTTCTTTGGACAAGTCTGCAAGG CTGTGGGATATTAGAACGTTGACGCTCATCAAGACGTATGTGACAGAACGCCCAGTCAATGCAGTTACAATGTCTCCACTTCTTGATCAT GTGGTGCTTGGTGGTGGTCAGGACGCTTCGGCTGTGACAACAACTGATCATCGTGCTGGAAAGTTCGAAGCAAAATTTTATGACAAG ATCCTTCAAGAAGAGATTGGAGGTGTGAAAGGGCATTTTGGACCCATCAATGCTCTGGCTTTCAATCCCGATGGAAAGAG CTTTTCAAGTGGAGGTGAAGATGGTTATGTAAGACTGCATCATTTTGACCCCGATTACTTCAACATCAAGCTGTAA